One Rhipicephalus microplus isolate Deutch F79 unplaced genomic scaffold, USDA_Rmic scaffold_28, whole genome shotgun sequence genomic window, aattggtacaatgttccttgcaagtgtttagtagatacaacgcttctcagacgAATGACGAAaactagcatagcgaatgccagcctactacccgaAAATTATTATTTAAGATGCCGCAgttggtatcaagcaagtgtgttggcagcagctacccaatgagtgcttagaaaaggctcACAAAGACCGCTCTTACAGCTTTCGCTGGGAGTGTGCTGTACCTTGCACGCAGGCCTGGCGCATTTTTTCTTTATAATTCATGAACTCTTTTTACTGGGCAAAAGAGCACTAACACAATGAGTGCGTTCTTAACAAAATAGGCAATTAGATGTCGTTTGAACAAGCCATCAAAAGTCTTAGGTACATTTTGATGCTTAAAAATTATTCTTAAGTTAGAATTAAAATCAGAAATAACTAACTGAATTTCTCGAGTCTTCCTTCActgcgtctttcataataatatagtgttttgaggcgttaaacaccacacatcaatcaatcatgagAACATGATGCAGAAATAAAAAGTATGCCTCGCGTAATAgtgttcattttttatttatgcGGTGGAACATTCAGGACACCCTGCATTGGGAGACTACTCATATATTCTCAAATGATTACCTACCCTACAGTTGCCAACACAACAGAAAAATGTCATCATcataaatatcatcatcatcataagagTTGGCGCTTACAACCATAGAAAATGTTGCAAAACGCGACCATGAAAACATAGACTGGGCATAAGTAAAACATAGTGAACAGGGCGAGAAATGGTGGAGAAGGAAATAGTAAACAGGGCAAACTGGTTCGCTCACTGGCCACCCCTCCAAACGGTTGTGCTATTGCGACCAACAGGGCATACAGCGCTAAAGAGATGTGTGGTGACATCTGAACCTTAACAGGCACCTGTATCTCAAGCACTGCCACTAGACATAGATCGAATGCAAAAGTGAGAACTCTTTGTCTGCCGGGGAAATCCCTGCATAATGTTTTCATGATGAATTTTATTGTTTTCTGATTCCCTTTTTCAGAATGATATTGCCATTCTCACATTGAAAGAAAAGGTTGACTTCACAGATTCAATTGGTCAAGTGTGCCTGCCGGATTCAAAACGCCAACTCCCGGAAAACACGGATATGTACGTGACAGGTTGGGGACGGTATAAAGGTTTGTCGAGTTCTGATTCCTAAATTATTCTCATGTGACCATTCAGTTCAATCGCTACCCTTTCATGAGTATATTGAGAAAGAAAAAGTGTAAACACACTTCATATTACCTATGGATTCAAACGTATTTGCGAAATAACCAACAGAGCAGTGAATCAACCTGGCACCAATTTCCAGTGTACTCCTAAGGGACCGGGGCATGACTTCTATCTGACGAAGCAGCCCTACGCAGGGCGCTGTTTTGGTGCATCTTTCCTTTTTCAGCAGGTATTTTGCCCAAAACATCATACATACACCACTTTCTTACGCATTACTATGAACAGTCCCCGTTACACATTATCGGCTTTCGAAGCTACGTCAAACGGCGACACTTCGTACATTGTAACTGGGAATACTTATAGTGTGTTATCTTGCCAAACACGGCTGCCCCAGCTGCCCCGGCTTCCGCACCCGTGCAGCACTCTCGGTGGCATCTGTGGTGCATCGCAACGTAACCACCGCTGACCCGCTGTGCTTTGAGCCGATTGAACCGCGCATACGCGCACGTGTCCTGTCTGCCACCGTTGCCATATCTGGTGACAAACCACCTCCACCCATCCGCGTCTATCCCCAGTAGTGCCTATTTGCACCATGCGAGCATCGAGCTCAAACTTATGCTTGGATTCTCTAAGGACCTCATAGAATAACAGTGTGTATAGTACATGAGGTTATTATATGGCCAAAAAATCACAGAATGCAGGGAACTAGAATATCGCCTATTTGGTCTGTCAGAATGCACTGATACTACGTCAAGCGCAGATAGCAGCGATCCTTAACCAGAGCTTCTGGGTCCAAATTCTCACGAGGCAGTTTATGCCTCCATGATTTCTGGAGCTCGCACCATTCGGACTTTTTTTAGAGGCTAGTGGCGAACAGGAATGGCAGATGGATTTTAGTTCCAGGATATGCTGCCTCTCCTAATGGGCTTTCCGTCATCCTCAGCCCCGAAGTTTTATATTCATTTCATATGTTGCTCAAACAGACGTTCCGAGCAATTCAAAGAAAACATGAAGAAAGCCGACAGAAAGATGAAGACTTGAAAGATGAAATATGGTTGAACAGTGAACACCGCTAGAGCAAACGCCTACACAGATTATTTTGACGAGAATGAGTCCACTAATCAAAACGCTGGCTACAGCGACGCTCCGTATTCTGTATTTTATATGGTGGATGGAGCAAATGCTATGTATTTTCTCGCATATTTGATTTGTTTAAAGAAATTCAAATATCTATTACTCTAGCGCCATCTTGTACCCTTTTCAACTAAAGCACAGTCTTAGCAACTATTTGCGATAAAATACACCAAAATCCTTGAAATGTAGGTGTTTGGAGGCAATTCTGATAAGGGACTTAACTAACAGGTCTCTTCCTGCCAGGACGAACGCGCCACTTCATACTTTATGTCACTACTTTTTTCAATACGTAGTGTTCGTGCTGAAAATGCACGCGTGCCCCTCAGGTAAGCGCACACCTGGATATAATGAGGATAGAAGAACTTTTAATTAAAGCACTGTGCGTCCCACCATCCTTGATTTTTTCTGTCACAtgataaatatttattttagAAGCAAATTGTGTAATGACCCTTGTGATGTTCATAGGTTTAGTTCATTTTTTGATACCATGGTGGTTACGTGGCATACAATAAATTTAGTCTTCTTTGACACTTGCACGATGTGAAATCACTCAGGAAAAGGTGATTGCAAACGAATGAACATATGACCGGTTCTCATCTTCTTGTATAACGGTGCAGCGGAAAATATTACGGTATCATTAGGAACCACGAAAGTGATCAAAGTGGTGTGATTGATCGTGATATTTGAACAAGCAGTCTGCGCAACAAAACATTGAACGTAAGTGTCTTCCTAAGCTACGGTGGGCCTTAAGAGCAAGGTAAGGTTTAGAAAGCAGTAGCACTGCTATTTGCTAGCAGGTTGATATTATTCGTACAGAAGTACTGTTACGTCGGAGGCAAGGTAAGTTGCAGAAGGGTAGCAGTGAGGCCGATCATTATCCGTTTTGGCAGGACACCAAGAAGAAAGTGCATTTTCATTGCTTGAACCTTTGCGCTTTGGGTACTATTATAAGGGTTCCTCTGATATCACGAAAcggttttttctttgtttgtttgaagTAGATTGAGGAACTGTCCATGATTCTCGTAGAACCATGAAGTTCTATGCAGCATGTGTAGCACTAGAATTTCTTCGGATCGTCAAAACGACTAAAAGAGACGTTACGtaatgaaagagagagaaacgagaaaaaaggaaggcaggcaggttaacccCCTGCCTTCCTGCTTCAACATTTTTGAATGATGTAACATTTCCAATGGTCTTCTGGGAGATTTGTACTTTCACGACGGTTCGCTGACTTTTTTTACATATTTCAGTGGACAGCCCTGAGCTATCACCTAGGCTCAAACAGCTGCGCACAAGAACCATATCGCACAAGACATGCTTCGACGATTACGGCACAGGGTTGCCAGACAGCGTGTTGTGTACTAGTCATGATTTTGGTTCTTCGTGCAAGGTAAGAATCGTCGAAAAAGTATATATAAGAATACACCCAATATTTCTTgtataaagaaaaacaaaggaaAGTTTCTTTAAGCTTCTCTGTTATTACTTCGCCCTTTGTGGATGTGGGCAAAGCGCATATCACTATCCCTTTACGTCATTACTTCACACACAGCAATATAAGTGCATCATTTCGGTTTTGATGCAACGGTTTCACTTCGGGTTTTATGCCTCATTTCTGTTTTGACTTGAAACGTACAAAATCAAACCAGATGATTCCTGGCAATATCTGGCAGATGACATGTGAAGCCAAACTAATCAGATAAATGAAAATTTGTAAGCTTTCTTCGTATCGTTcactacgcagtacaatcagtTGCTCTGCAATCGTCTAAACATGGTCCTATGTTCGCTATGTTATTTTTGAAAACTTTGTAACCTAATTTTACTCAACCATATGCAAAGGTGAGTTAGCGTAAGGTAcgcattcaaaacaaaaaagcaaaaaaaaaaagtttccccgCGCACGTAAATTTCTTCATGAGTTTTGTTTGGCATAACGCATCACAGGTGTCGTTTAGCAATGTAGCCTTGCGCTATCCCGACATGAGAGAGCGCTTATTTGCACAATGAATAGATTAAAACTTGGtacgaaaaaattggcagatcccacgtacagcggcgatcgatgatatgcgaagcacgaatgaggatgaTTGATTTGACACTTTAATGTCAGTACAACGTTAATAGGGGGATGTGAATTATGCACCGCCgaggtgttctagtggctaaggttctcggctgcttactcgcaggtcacgggatcatatccccgctgtggctgctgcatttttaatggaggcaaagatgctgtaggcccgcgtgcccagatttgggtccccgttaaagaaccctaggtggtctcaATTTCGCGGAgcccttccctacggcgtctTTATTATTCGTATGGCGGTTTTAGgccattaaactccacatatcaatcaaccaatcggacgtaaattatgccgtagatgaattttatgtcatgattatcaaatttggtatatgtggagcaagtgaAAAAGCCGCGAGCAAGCTATgggcgttgcatgtagtcatgatttacatggcaCACATATCGTGAATACTATGTTTTGACGTTTCATTTGCCTTGGTCGTCCATCTttgccacgtaataccaaatatggtatatgcggagctagcgaaacagccgcgagcacgcttcgagcgtagcatgtagtcaagttttacatgaaacgcatatcatgcttatcatgttctcacatggtatttgccttcgtcatacattcacgtcccataataacaaatttggtatatgtgaagctagcgaaacgaccacaacTCCACCCTGAGCGTGGCGAGTACTAACGActtacatggcaagcatgtcaagatttgcgcgttgggctgtcacTTATGAACgggatgtagtcatgtcataccataccagttttgaaatatctcatgtgaacaaaactactGAGAGAGAAGCGAAACCAGGAtttgagatatatatatatatatatatatatatatatatatatatatatatatatatatatatatatatatatatatatataagtagatcgatagatagatacgctcaaagtcgccgaagttcgctaaggactGCTTCGCGTTTATTATCTTATTCACAAAAGCTTCCCACCCTTTGCGGGGAGGGGTGGACTTCGCTAACCTCAGCAATAAAATAATCAGAATTCTCAGCACAACGTTCGAATCATGCAGTATATTTAAAGTTCGAAGTTTACACATATATTAGATTCATCGCACACCTTAAATGCTTTCACTTTACTGTCTGGACAATCTTTATGCACGATTTGCCGCATGTCTGGTAAGAAAATATTCGTTGGCCTGGATCCGTTTTTTCCGGTGCTTGTGTCGTAATTAGCTGTGAAACATAAAGCGTCACTACCAGATCGTAACCGTTGGTGTTACCATGTGCCGCAATAGCGCACGCGCATCATTCTCCATGTCCCAGGAAGCCTAACTCCGCGAGCGCAATACACTCCTCTACTGCAAAACGTGGCATAACATGGCATCACATATGCTGTCAACTAGCTTACTGATTCCTACGTGGCACTAAGTTGTTTATAAAGCAAAAAATAGCTGCAAGAATGTTTGAAAATTCGGGTGAAGTAATAATTGTAAAAGATTTACTCTGCCGTAATTTCACAGAAATATAAGAAACGTAAATAGGCGTTTCCCCACATATGGGGGTGGCGGGCTCACTGTATATTGACAATTCAGCAGAGGTCGCTCAGCCCACTGGTAGTCTCATAAGTCTCTGTAAAGGTCGGGTAGCCGACCACGGTTGTTGCACGCCAATTTTCTCGCGATGAACCAAACACGATTCCAGGACTTGTGTACCCCAATCTTTTGTTCACGAGCCAGCGTCATCGCATTGTGGACAATGCGATCTTGGAGCCCTAATGTCGACAAGGTAGCGTAGCAGCGTGTTATTGTTTTTCAAGATTCCTTGTGTTGAAAGGAATTGCAGGAGGAGTAAGCACGTCATAGCTCTTATTTATTAGTCCTTTCTCAGCGCTAGTCTTTTTGTAGGCCATGTAAGCTGCTTTTACTAGTCGAGTATATTCCCAGTTGAAGCAGCCGGTCCTTTGTAGTGGGGAATATGATGAGGAAAGTTACTGTCTTAAACGCAAAGCACTTCATAGCGAACTTTGGCTACTTAAAGCgttcttatctctctctctctccctatatatatatatatatatatatatatatatatatatatatatatatatatatatatatatatatatacacaaggaaaagaagtgtgtacctaagggctagtttttccgtgttttgacacgataataatgagatctaacagacaataatgccaaggattgtttAGGgaaagttactagaaccaatgtaatgtaaataagaatacagaaaagtggctgaaaaaataacctgctgtgagcaggaatcaaacctacgaccttcgaataatgcgttcggtGCTCTGGCCACAGAGCTATCACGACGGCTATCccttcagccactttattgggtttatatgtctatttcaacgtgggaatgtcagtcagcgccatctcttgCCGCAGCGGCGAGTGTACAACacacttttatgagcctgtgtggtgtcacgtagcatcTTACGCCACtttattattttgtcaaaacatagataaacgagcccttaggtatacacttctttccaatattcattaacgagggtctcgtactggcagacttggtgccgataggttgtatacgagggactattggtcagctgaccgctcgtaataagttcacgtttcatgacgtgtcgctcataTCATGACATGTCGCTGAAGaaatgcaacacagtcaccttccctccacttGCTTCACATAGCATCGATTCGAGtaccaggtacgtgggatctgccgaagttTTCGTGTCGACTATTTTTCTGAAAAATcaatagcaacaacaacaaaacaagttGCGCATACGCATACCCCGCAAAAAATATtggcaaaaaaaatcaaaatcGAATGATGGCTGTAAACATGAACGTTGGAAGGGGATTTTGAGAAGAAAGAACAAAAGTCAACATGACGTTACTGAAAGTAGCACTGCCACTCTTCAACAACAAGGGGGCAGTTTCACTTTTTTGACAAGTGTCCAAACCTGTTCTCTATAGATGGCAGATGCAGCCCGTCCTTCCaatttcttcttccttttctggcgGCCAATAATAACTGTACTATAATATAAGCGCAAATGaaaattctctctatgttatgtTACATTAGTGCGCAAGCTCAGCGAAGTATTAGAAAAAGACGACTGCTGTAGCTTTATACCAAGTTGAGTTGAGTTGATTCGCACATGCTACATTTCCTTGTCTCTcctgttattttgtttttttaaactAAATGTGGTCTTTCACTGCCACAATTTCAATATTTCACCACTGCTCTGTTGTCATCGTTGTTGCTTTTATCACATACCACAATGGCACTCACAGAGCCTTCACGCTCAAGTCTGCAAAGTGGTAACAGAACACGTATTTCGTCGTATCTGGTAAACATATGAGCAATTTTATCCTCGAGTTGATCACAATGCACGTGTAATCTGTTATATGAATGCACCCGTGATGAAAGACTGACTTGAATAAGTTAAATAATTACAACTTTGGCTTTATTCAGGGTGACAGCGGAGGCCCTCTCGTGTGGAATTCAGGAAGCGCATGGTTTCTTGAAGGCGTGGTTTCCGGTGGACCTGCGAAGTGTGCCAACCCTGACGACCCATTGCTGTTTACGAATGTGCCTCCAAAAGTGGACACATTTATCTTGCCTTACATTGAGGCTAGTAACGACACTGAAAAGTCTAAAATCTGCAAGATTGTTTAAAACTTCATAATAAACTCAAATAAGTACCCCTGAAATATATTTTCAAGCACCATTTTGCTTATATTTCTTATTGATGGAGATTGGCAGTATTCAAATAAAAGTATATAGAGTTGGAATGATTGTGAAGGACGCCATAtcggagggatccggaaattccCACCACCTTGTTTTCTTTAATGAAAACGGACACCGCATAGTACAAAGGCTTCTAGAACTTCGCCTCcctcaaaatgcgaccgccacggccgggatcgaaatAGCGTCGTTCGGGTCAGCAGACGTGCACCATAACGGCTATTTCATCCCAACGGAGAGGCTAGTATTCGAAGTAAGGTTTTTAAGGTGCCAATTGCCGTTAGCACTACCGTGCCATTCTTTCACCACAAAATCTAGTGTCgccattttgttgttgttttgggcTCTAAAATTTGGTTCTTATCATCTTTTTTCCACTGGAATTCATCAGTTTGTCCAGTTGACCAGTCTGTTACAGGAAAAAAAGAAGTTCTTTATCATAAGAGTGATTTAAgcattcaccccccccccccctcctcctggTATTTTATGGTGGTAGCACGTGCGTATCGTATTGTGTGcatgagaaggaaaagaaaaacggaAGCACAAGGAGATTAGCCAGTTCTCAggccagctggctaccctgtgctgggaaaAGGTGTAAGGGGAATAAAATATGTTGTAAGAGAGAAGTTACAACGTGACATTCAAACTACAACATGTGCTCCcctcacacgaaaaaaaaaaacagcacttgcACTGAGGCATTTATCCAGCAGTTCAACGCAGTGCTGTGTCTGGCACAGAGGTTCCGTTGTGGCCCTCAATATTTCCAGTTGTTAGTGTTTTAACAAGTCAAAAGTATTGCATTCAAATTCCTAACTTTTGGTCACAATAACGCTCTACCATTATTCATAGTACTGATTGCGATTCAAAAATGAATTGTCTATTGTAATATGAATGGCAATGTTGTTAATGACGTTCCAAGGAGCGATAGATGGAATCGTACGCTTCATTTTACTGTTTGACACCGGGTTGTCTGTTCGGAGGTCGGCGCTGGTAAATTGCACTGCCTGCAATAGATGGCGTCACAATGCGTGATGAGTAGCTAAGACGTTACACATTGCTCTACGCCTTTGACACGCAATGGCAGCACATCTTCATTGTCACGCCAGGCGTGTTTTGTTTGGGCGAGATGACACTTGAGGGAGTTTCCATACACAAAAAACAGATTCAATCGGCCTGAATAAGCTTTCAGGCTTGcgctgcggggggggggggggggtatgcttTGGAAATACCACCAAAAATTATACCACACAGGGACAGGCAGCCATGTTGTTCATACAGACCATTTCAGTATATGGCGTGGCGTGTCTTTACGAACATAAACAACGTTAATATTCAGCTGTTCTATTCTTATCAACAACCAGATGGCTTCCGCGAAAGCCATTTCATGCTTATAAAACCTACTTTTAATTACAAAAGAGCTAGCCACTTGTTTTCGTTGTATCGCGATAGACACCATGCAGTCGAGTTTTCCTAAAAGACGGCAGCCCAGAATGTAAATAGCGGATAAAAATTGCAATATATATGTGAGATGTGGTTGGTCAAAATTAAACGTGAGGCACGCGTATCGCTGCCTGCATGAAATCGTGGCGGCGAAATCAATCTCACCgtcagcgtcattggttgtgagtaaATAATGATCATGTTTTCCGAGACGAAAAATAGAAAAAGATGCAAGCAAAGTAAACATTAAACATTTTTTCCATAAATGAAAAGAGATTCCAAGCCATTTGCGCGGCAAGCAGATGTGTTACAAGACAACCAAGCGTCTAATAACAAGAACAGTTAAAAGAACTTGCTCTGTTTGGAAATTCAATGCAAATAATCTTCACATTATACAAGCACATGCGTCCTGTGTACAGGCGTCACAATAAAACATGTAACATTGCTGTATTTTGCATGATAGAAACGTGCATCGATTCATGTTTGAAAATACCTGATTATCATAATGTATTCATTGTTGAAACTCGGTTACCTACTACAAACTTTACTCCCGCTACTGCGCGTATTCTTCTCAAACCACGTAGTGAGTGCATAGAAAAAtcaagaaattggcagatccaacgtacagaaGGAATGAACAATTCGTgaagcacgaattaggaaggTTAACATGAAAATTCAAAATAAGCAGAAGGTTACGAGGCAGCCGTAAATTATACCGtaaatgacttccatgccatgattatcacgtttggaagTGCCACTTAACTTTGTTCCCTATTCACATCAAGTtatacgaaatttcgtatatCTGGGGCTAGCAAAAAagccgcaagcacgctataagcgtagcatgttgtccTGTTTTAGATTATACAAaggtcatgatcatcatgtttggatgtgtcattcaccttcgtcgactattcattgattgatttgtggggtttaacgtcccaaaaccaccatttgattatgagagacgccgtagtggagggctccggaaagtttgaccacctggggttctttaacgtgcaccaaatctgagtacacgggcctacaacatttccgcctccatcggaaatgcagccgccgcagccgggaatcgaagccgcgacctgcgggtgagcagccaagtaccttagccactagaccaccacggcggggcttcgtcgtctattcaggtCACGAGAAACCAACTTTGGTAATTGTGGAGCAAGCGGAACGGTCGCAtgcacgccatgagcgtagcatgtagtcacgtgtTACGAGACAGGCatatcatgattctcatgttttgacgtgtcatttaccttcgtcgtctattcatgtcacgtgatcccgaattcggtatatgtgaagcaagctcAACGCCAACAAGTACGCTATGAGCATACCATGTAACCATGTGTTATATAacacgcataccatgattatAATATTTTGACGGCTCATTCATCTTCTTCGTCCATTCAATTCACGTTATGctacatttggtatatgtggagctagtaaaacgacCGCGTTCatattatgagcgtagcatgtagtcatgcttacATGAGacacttgtcatgattatcatgtttgcatgtgcaatttacctttgtcgtctattcacgtgacgtgatacgaaatttggtaaacGCGGAGTCCGCAAACCAGCAGCGAGTGTGTTTTAGGCGTAGCGTGCAGtcatgtttacatgacacgcatgtcctaattatcaagtttggacgtgtcatttaccagcgtcatccattcacgtaacgtaataataaatttggtatatgtgaagctgttgaaacggccgtgagctcatcatgagcgtgtcatgaggtcatgttcttacgtgacatgcatcttatgattatgatgtttgcaccactacttcgatttcgtcatccattcacgtgctgtCATA contains:
- the LOC119165030 gene encoding chymotrypsinogen A codes for the protein MELVWLWFALAVRCGLAYEIGVDGKNCGQTPIEPLLNEHDRIIGGSEAVPGSWPWHVGIFTKEVFSKHICSGALISHRHVVTAAHCLMRKTSKMLLVVLGAHDQSNIEADTRTVEVAEVCFHKSYKAPHENDIAILTLKEKVDFTDSIGQVCLPDSKRQLPENTDMYVTGWGRYKVDSPELSPRLKQLRTRTISHKTCFDDYGTGLPDSVLCTSHDFGSSCKGDSGGPLVWNSGSAWFLEGVVSGGPAKCANPDDPLLFTNVPPKVDTFILPYIEASNDTEKSKICKIV